TGCCGGCCGGCTTCCCCCTCTTGCAGGACGAGGCCTTCGCGTATGACCCGGCCGGCAATCGCGAGAACCCGAGCGAGCTTAACGCCTACGACTACGACGCCAACAACCGCATCCTCGCGAGCACTGGCCGGAGCTACGCCTTCGACGCCGACGGAAGCCTCGCGGCGATCCACCCCGGGCAGCCCAACGAGATCAGTCTCGGGCACGATTTCGTCAACCGACTCCGCTCCTACAGCGACCCGACCGCCGGCACTACGGCGGGCTACGCCTACGACCCCTTCGGCCGCCGCCTGCGCAAGACTGTGAACGGCCTGACGAGCTGGTTCTTGTGGGAGGACGACGTCCTGCTCGCCGAGTACGACGGAGCCGGCAACAGGACGCGCCGCTACGCCTACGCGGGCGGCTGGGCCCCCGTGCAGACCGCGACTGGGAGCGGCGCCGGCGAGTCGATCTACGACGTGCACGTGGACCACCTCTCTACGCCGAAGCTGCTGACTGTGGCGAACCGCTCGGCGGCGTGGCGCGGGATGTACCGAGCCTTCGGGGAAGTGTCGGTGCAGGCGGGAGCGGCGACGTCTTTCGACCTTCGCTTCCAGGGCCAGGTTGCGGATGCGGAAAGTGGGCTGCACTACAACCGGTTCAGGCACTTCGATGCAAGCACGGGCCGATTCCCCTCGGCCGATCCGATCTACCAGCGCGGCGGCATCAACCTCTACGAGTACGCTCGCTCGAATCCTGTGACGCTGTCGGACCGTCTTGGACTGTGTCCGCCGTGTGCAGCGGCAGCGATGGGCCCTGCGGTGCCATCCCTCGCTGGTCTAGGGCAAGCAGCACTTGTCGGGCTCGGTGCTGCATTTGCAGCTGTTGCCGGTTCCTACCATCAACACTCGGGAGAGGACCCCTTGCCACCGCCACCGCCACCTTCGGAGGCAGGCGACACTCCAGCGGACGGCGATGAGCCAGCTCCGATCTGTTATGACCCTGATCAGGCGGCACTCCGGGATCTCGTCAATGACGCCACTTTCGGTGGCAGGATACCTCTTGATCTCGATGACGCCGAGACAGTTCTGGATTGGGCAGGAGAGCTTGGATACCCCGGAGCAAGGGCGAGCCCAGGCGACGTCTCGGACCCGTCGAACTGGCTTGGGCATCCGGGACGGCCGCCTCACATTCATCTTCCAGGTGCGGGACGCGGTGGCCACGTGCCAGTCAGACCTGGGCTTCCGCCTCGATGAGGGTCTTGGAGAGGGAGATCGATCTCTGCGGCTTCTTGGTCGTACGCGTGGCTCCCTTGAACTTTGACGCTGAGGGGCGCGGCGCCTTCCCAGCCCAGCCGCCACGAGTTGGTGATGTCTTCTACGCTGGCGTCGATCGAATGGCTTGGTTCGATCTGGATGAGGAGATCATTTCTGGGGCGGCTCCACCGAGCCTCGCCACGGTTCGAGAGCGAGTTCGAAGAGCGTGCCATGACCTGACGGGACTCGAACTGACTCGCAATCTCGGTGACGCGATTGAGATCGCCGCGTTTTGCAACGCAACCACTCCCCGCTGCGAAATCATTGGGCTGTGGTCGCCGAGACTTGCAGAGATCAAGAGCTTCTCGATGACAACTAGTGCAACTCCACTTGGATACGACCCCGTATCCTTGGGGCACGGATCCCTATTGCGCGAGGGGCTGTTCGCGAGGCCGGAGCTGTTCGGCGAGTTTGTAGAGCAGTTGAACGCTGATGGGCTCTTCCCAGAAATGGAGCGCGCAATGGTCTACGTGAGGCGTTACATCGATCTGTCAAGAGCAGGGGCTGTTGAGCCGCTTATCTCGCAACCCTATGGAATCGACCTCCTTCGTGTCGCTCGCGTGAGTCCCCCGCTCGTCTAGATGCCCGAGGGACGGACCGGGCAGTATTGTGAGACACAGGTCTGCACTGCTGCAGCGAGCATCTTTGTCAGGATCCCGGTAACCGCTCAGCGAACCCCATGTTTCGCTCTGCTCTCGCCGGCGCGACGATCCTTTCCGAGGAGGATCACCCGATGGGAGTAACCGCTCAGTAAACGCTCGACGAACACAGGTCGTGATTGACGAGAGGCGCGGGTCGGGCCGGCGTTCAGTGGGTGCTGGCGAGGTGGGCGCGGTCGAGGCGGTGTGGGAGGAGTAGATCGAAGTGCTCGGGACGAGTGGCCTTTGGGATCTCGGTGAAGAGGTGGCGTAGGTAGGCGTAGGGATCGAGGCCGTTCGCCTTGGCGGTCTGGACGAGGCTGTAGAGGTTGGCGCTCGCCTGGGCGCCGCCGACCGTGTCGGCGAAGAGCCAGTTTTTGCGGCCGAGCGCGAAGGGGCGGATGGCGTTCTCGACCGCGTTCGTGTCGATCGGGATGCGCCCGTCGTCGAGATAGCGCACGAGCTTCGGCCACTGGCGGGCGACGTAGCCGAGCGCCTGGCCGGTGAGGCTCTGGGGCGGGACGCTCGGGAGCGCCGTGTCGAGCCAGGCGCGCAGCTGCGCGACGAGCGGCCGGGCCTCGCGCTGGCGGACGTCGTGGCGCTCTTCGGCGCTCGCGCCGGCAACCGTGCGCTCGATCCGGTAGAGGCGCTGGATCCACGCGAGCCCCTGCTGGGCGCGGCTCTTGCGCAGCGAGGGCGAGGGGCCCTTGTCGCCCGCCTGGCCCTTCAGGGCCTCGTGGAAGCGCCGCCTCGCCGCGCTGCACCCAGACGTAGGAGAGGCTCTCGGCCGGCTTGCCGGGCTCTTTCAGCACCTGGAAGCGCGACTCGTCGCACTGCACGAAGCCAGACGCGAGGATCTCCTCGCGCATGCGGTTCACGAGCGGCTGCACGAGCTCGCCGCAGCGCACCATCCACATGGCCAGGGTGGCCCGCGAGAGATCGATCCCGAGGCGTCCGAGGATCTGCTCCTGGCGGTAGAGCGGGAGCGCATCGGCGTACTTCGAGACCGCCACGTAGGCGAGGAGCGACGGCGAGGCCAGGCTCTTCGGGATCGGTTGCGGGGGGAGCGGGGCCGTGTGCACGCCGGTCTTGCAGGTGGGGCAGCCGTAGCGGGGCCGCACGTGGACGAGCACCCGGGCCGTGGCCGGGACGAACTCGAGCTGCTCACTGCTCTCGCGGCCGATCTCGACGAGCGCGCTCCCATCGTGCGGGCAGACCTTCTCGGCCTCGGGCAGGTCGTGGAGGATCTCCTCGCGGGGCATCCAGGCCGGCAGCGGCCGCC
The DNA window shown above is from Deltaproteobacteria bacterium and carries:
- a CDS encoding transposase, with the protein product MKGQAGDKGPSPSLRKSRAQQGLAWIQRLYRIERTVAGASAEERHDVRQREARPLVAQLRAWLDTALPSVPPQSLTGQALGYVARQWPKLVRYLDDGRIPIDTNAVENAIRPFALGRKNWLFADTVGGAQASANLYSLVQTAKANGLDPYAYLRHLFTEIPKATRPEHFDLLLPHRLDRAHLASTH